TATTCGATCATAGGATTCGATAATCCCTATATACGAATTTACCGTCGCACATAATCGTAGTTGTCAAAGCTATCGAATATCAAAGTAGCTTTTAGTACTACTGAAATCGCTTTTACGAGTAAACGTATATAGCCTGCAACAGTTGACAAGCCTGAGAGACCATTAAAATTACGAGCAAAAGCACATAAGACGCTAATAGAGTGATCGTAGAAGTTTGTGCAgtgaatataatattttgaattttttttctacGACCAGCCATGAGCACTCCGATAAAACATGACATACAACTAACATGCCATGAGATGTCGTTGTTGCGGGTGCCAGAGTTGAAGGCAGTTTGCAGGTCTATTGGTCTACCATTATCTGGGCGTAAAGCAGACTTGCAACAGAGGATTAAGGAATACGTTGAAAACTCTTTGAGGCCAGGCCACATAGATCCGTTTAGGCCCAAAGCTATCCTTGCGTTAATACAGAAATCTAAGTTTGGGGATGTTTTACCCACATATGAGTCGGTTTTGCAAGCGTTAAAGACAGGTGCGTTTACTCACCCTGTGGCTACAGGGCATGCCCCACCAAATTCCTTATTCACGTACCCATCTCAGGATGCTATGTCACAGCAGAATGCTGGCCAGCAGCAACCGCAGTCACATGTACCGCCAAGGTCCATCAAAAGTCCTTCATCTAGTGTTTTCTATCCTAGCCCGTTTTACActttaaaaagaatgatTACGGGTTCTCCTAAGTTAGCTACCAAGTCTCCAGGAAGAGGCACATGTAATTTTAAGTTTCGATTAAATGAGGTAGAGGTTAAACTTTTACAGGAAGGTCCTGATGCCAGATTGTTGCTCTTTTGTGGACCCATAAGCCATGGCAATCGGGTTCATATTCAGTTTCCACATCCAAATGAAATTAAATTGAATGACAACATGATAAAAGATAATGTTCGtggtttgaaaaataagaTAGGGACTGCAAAGCCCGCAGATTTGACTCCCTATGTTAGGCTAAATCTTGATAACTATCTCCAGTTGGTCTACGCATTTACTAAAGAGGACTATTTGGTGTATTTATACATTGTGACAATGAATAACTCTGAAAAGATTTTGCAAGGTGTATCATCTCATCCAAAGATAGTGAAACCTGCAACACTAGCATATATTAAGAAACTTctaaatgaagaagaagatgatgatttgATGACCACGTCTACTGTTATGACCTTACAATGCCCTATTTCATATTCTAGAATGAAATATCCAGTCAAATCTATACATTGTGATCATTTGCAGTGTTTTGATGCCATGTCATTTATCCTTTCGCAAATGCAAATACCAACCGCGCAATGTCCAGTATGCCAGAAATCAATTGAAATTAAAGATTTGGCTATCTGTGAATTCGTAAATGATATAATTAAAGCATCAGACGAAGATATTGAGCAGGTTGAAATTCATCAAGATGGTTCCTGGACCGtcaatattgaagaattggacGCACAGCAAAATCCTCCAAAGGTTGCGGAAACTGAGGGCCAGACAGATatgaaagatgaagatatcGATGAAGTTATACTAGAAGATGATATGTCGTTTGGTAAAGCAAATACGGCGGAACCTATTATCATATCTTTAGATAGtgatgaggatgacgaGGATGTCCCTTTAAACAGAGAAGCTAACACATCAAACCCAGAAGCAGTAAGCCGAAGCATCCAATCACCATCAACACGGGCTCGAAATCCTACAGGATCCCTGGGAGCAGGATCGTcatcaaaaccaaatgaTCCGAATAACACAAGGCTAACAAATGATGTTACCTTGAGTTCCCGATTGGATCCTAGTCAGCCATTTGGAAATTCATCAACACATACTAATGTGAACAGAAATATATCCGGATCTACGAATCAAACCTCCGGTACTGTTCCATTATTatcttcgtcttcatcttcattgtCTGCATCACCTCCTAATTTATCTGGGCATCCTTCCGGAGCTACAGTTGAAGGCCGTGTGTCACCTCCAAATGTGAATAGTAATATATCAGAAAGGGCTGCCAACAATATAAGACCTCGCGGTGGTTCTAAAATCCCTCGGGACAAACAAACTTCGCTAAATCTACATGGTGCTTTAAATGACCCAGATACTCGCACACTTGATCCTTTAAGGAATCCGTCTGCCAATTCTACCACATTGACTAATGAGAGAACAAATTCGGTTTCCTTTAATAGCTCGGCGGCAGAAGAAACAGGTGTTTCACCCACAACAGAGAAAAGCATAATTCCAAATATCTTGGGTAAAGCCCCACTGAACAACAATCATAGAGCTAATGAATATAAAAGTAATCGTATTCCGATTACTAGGGACAATCCACCGTTAAACCTGAATGACGACCATTCGGTTTTATTTGGAAGTAGCACAGCAGAATCATCGAACACATCATCGCTATCTAATTCAAACCTATTAGAACCCACCTCTAATGTACTTGCAACAAGTGGAACATCTACTAGCGATAGTAAtatatcctcatcatctaGAAGCAAAGAAAATGTTACTAAAAATCTTCCAGATGGTTCTGGTCAGCAAACACATACCACGAATTTCAAAACTTACGACAAACCTGCAGTGGATGAACATGTTCAGCGCTCTACTTCAGCCTCGGCGAACGTTATGTTAACAACCCTTGATGGAAAGACTAAAAACCTGAATACCGATTCATCGCATCGCGATAAAACACTGATTTCTAATTTTAAAGGGCCTACAGCGCAAGTGACAATTATATCAACTCCCTCGGAACGTAGTCGCTTATCGTCCACACCATCTGGCGATTCTTCTACAATAAGCCCTAGATTACCTCCTTTACCACTTATGAATGTACATCCCATCAATGGCAATGCCCCACTTACAAGCAAGGAGAAATCATTAGGATCTTCAAATAGTTCCTCGGTAACGAAGGGAAACGCTATATACAACAGTAGACAAAA
This Eremothecium cymbalariae DBVPG#7215 chromosome 5, complete sequence DNA region includes the following protein-coding sequences:
- the NFI1 gene encoding SUMO ligase NFI1 (similar to Ashbya gossypii AAR121W), producing the protein MSTPIKHDIQLTCHEMSLLRVPELKAVCRSIGLPLSGRKADLQQRIKEYVENSLRPGHIDPFRPKAILALIQKSKFGDVLPTYESVLQALKTGAFTHPVATGHAPPNSLFTYPSQDAMSQQNAGQQQPQSHVPPRSIKSPSSSVFYPSPFYTLKRMITGSPKLATKSPGRGTCNFKFRLNEVEVKLLQEGPDARLLLFCGPISHGNRVHIQFPHPNEIKLNDNMIKDNVRGLKNKIGTAKPADLTPYVRLNLDNYLQLVYAFTKEDYLVYLYIVTMNNSEKILQGVSSHPKIVKPATLAYIKKLLNEEEDDDLMTTSTVMTLQCPISYSRMKYPVKSIHCDHLQCFDAMSFILSQMQIPTAQCPVCQKSIEIKDLAICEFVNDIIKASDEDIEQVEIHQDGSWTVNIEELDAQQNPPKVAETEGQTDMKDEDIDEVILEDDMSFGKANTAEPIIISLDSDEDDEDVPLNREANTSNPEAVSRSIQSPSTRARNPTGSLGAGSSSKPNDPNNTRLTNDVTLSSRLDPSQPFGNSSTHTNVNRNISGSTNQTSGTVPLLSSSSSSLSASPPNLSGHPSGATVEGRVSPPNVNSNISERAANNIRPRGGSKIPRDKQTSLNLHGALNDPDTRTLDPLRNPSANSTTLTNERTNSVSFNSSAAEETGVSPTTEKSIIPNILGKAPLNNNHRANEYKSNRIPITRDNPPLNLNDDHSVLFGSSTAESSNTSSLSNSNLLEPTSNVLATSGTSTSDSNISSSSRSKENVTKNLPDGSGQQTHTTNFKTYDKPAVDEHVQRSTSASANVMLTTLDGKTKNLNTDSSHRDKTLISNFKGPTAQVTIISTPSERSRLSSTPSGDSSTISPRLPPLPLMNVHPINGNAPLTSKEKSLGSSNSSSVTKGNAIYNSRQKKPPVSPFIPRKYTSVVPRKRELSGTEATSCATKSGVQTGNASGNSSRMR